The following is a genomic window from Oncorhynchus kisutch isolate 150728-3 linkage group LG6, Okis_V2, whole genome shotgun sequence.
caacatagaatgcccactcagatcacaccctgaccaaccaaaacatagaaacatacaaagcaaactatggtcagggtgtgacagacaaactccaagcattgattatgcaagaatgagctgccgtcagtcaggatgtggtccagaagttaattgacagcatgccagggcggattgcagaggtattgaaaaagaagggtcaacactgcaaatattgactctttgcatcaacttaatgtaattgtcaataaaagcctttgacacttatgcaatgcttgtaattatacttcagtattccatagtaacatctgacaaaaatatctaacgacactgaggcagcagactttgtgaaaatacatttttgtgtcattctcaacttttggccacgactgtatattcacagtaaaacgagtcctatatcgacataacctgaaaggctgctcagcaaggaagaagccactgctccaaaactgccataaaaaaagccagactaagggttgcaactgcacatggggacaaagatcgtactttttggagaaatgtcctctggtctgatgaaacaaaaatagaactctttggccataatgaccatcatcatgtttggaggaaaaagggggaggcttgcaagccaaagaacaccatcccaaccgtgaagcacgggtgtggcaggatcatgttgtgggggtggtttgctgcacgagagactggtgcacttcacaaaatagatggcatcatgaggcaggaacattttctggatacattgaagcaacatctcaagacatccgtcaggaagttaaagcttggttgcaaatgggtcttccaaatgaacaatgaccccggTCCATGGTCTGGACAACGCAATCAATCATGGCACCGGGATGATGCAGCATTGCCGAGTGTTCCTGGACGCGCTCCTTGACTCCTCTGACCGGGGTACCtactcctgctgactccatggttGGTGTGAGATTCTGTAAATGGCGTGCGTACTGGgagcggagtcaggtgcaggagagcagagactTGTGAACAGGCACACACTTTATTTAGGCAGGAGAAACCAACAGACGGACGCTCCTGCATCAAAACCTCCAGCCAATGCAAAAGTGCAAATACGCAGTCACAATAATATTGTATAAACACAATAACATACCTTGTGAAATTAAACACCGAATAAACGCCTACCAGTAAAGTGCGTCAACATAGACACGTAACACAAAACAATctaacacaaagacatgagggggaacagaggaataaatatatgtagtgtgattggggaatgaaaaccacttgtgcagggaacaagacaaaacaaatggataaatgaaaaatagagcagcgatggctagaaatccggtgacgtcgaccactgAACTCCGCctggccgacttcggcggaagtcgagACACATGGTGTTTAatcttgcatactattgtttgtacagatgaaagtggtaccttcaggcgtttggaaattgctcccaaggatgaaccagacttgtggaggtctacaattgttttctgaggtcttggctgatttcttttgattttaccatgatgtcaagcaaagaggcactgagtttgaggcaggccttgaaatacatccacaggtacacctccaatggactcaaattatgtaaattagccaatcagaagcttctaaagccatgacatcattttctggaattttccaagctgtttaaaggcgcagtcaacttagtgtatattaacttctgaccactggaattgtgatacagtaaatgataagtgaaataatctgtctgtaaacaattgttggaaaaatgacttgtgtcatgcacaaagtagatgtcctaaccgacttgccaaaactatagtttgttaagaagatatttgtggagtggttgaaaaacgagttttaatgactccatcctaagtgtatgtaaacatccgacttcaactgtatatacactgtatatatatatatatattttacatatctGCCTCCTTAGTTTGTCCTTTTTATGATTTGTGTGAGAGTACCTGCTTATAGTTATTTATTATCTTACGTACCACTAATAGCCACCGGCCCCATGTGTATTTCAAGATTTGTCAAAGCGGAAATCTTTTTAAACCCGTGAGTCACATGCTTCAGCCTCATAATCCCACGGGAACACACGCATATCTGTCTGCTCAGTTTAGTACGCCACAGTGTCTACAACCTGCGGCTGAGCTATTCCCAACATCACTAATGTGCCGTGAGCTCCAGGTAAGGGACTGGCGACCCGGCTAAACGCTTGCTTGCTCTCGCCCCTGTATCGGCTAGATGGCGTGACAAATCAAATCAGCCTTCGACCCCCTGCCTCGGCCCTGGCCATTCCGAAACGCCACTGGAATCCATCTTTATTACCAGTTAATATTCGTCGCCATGGCGAAGCTCATTGGTTTTGATGCAGCGGACCACATTTCATGCTGTCGTCTCTATGACATCCAGGAACTCCGGGGGACCTGCGCTCCAGACCTTGTCATACCACCGGCTCATAAACGCCCAATAGCAACATGATCTAATATTACAGAGGTCTGCAATAGCTGATGGTGGCAATAATGTTTTCCCATCGCGCTCTCCAAATGAGGTACCCCACCTGGGGGAGATGAGAGGATTTCTGGAAGATCAAGACAAATGATAGAGCAGAACCCTCTAAATGTTAGAATCCAATTCAATTCTGGAAGATACTGATGATGCAGAGAGTCAACAGAAAGTATCCCCTTTTAAATGTCCTACACCTGTAAAAGGGATGTCTCAGATTGTGATGATTTGGCAGCAGCTCTCTCTGTACCTCATCAGGGCTGAACATCGATACCAGTCAGACACTAGTTTAGAGCAACACATGAAGCTGTCCACATATTCTTCCAGATGATACAAGCTGCCAGGCAGGCTGTGGACTGTGTCGTACGGTTTAGGTTGTCGTACAAGGAGCAATATTTTCAGGTGGAGAAACACGATCCTTGAGATTTCTGGTTCCTCCCTCCAAGTGATGATTATCCACTTGGATTGACAGCGAACCCTTTACTTGTGTCCCGAAAACATTGTGAAAGAGTTCTATCTAATATGAGATGATCTTTTGGTAGAAGCAAGGCAGAGAAAACACATTGAAAATCAATGAACGCTATTAATTTGTGAAAAACAGAAAAACAGATCCCTGTTAACTGAATAGTGTATGTTTCTCTGAACACACCACCTCTTTCACCTGTAACAATTTGCCTGTTCTAAATTGGATTGGAGCCTTAACAGATTGGAAAGGGTCAGCTAACTCCCATaatataaatatttgatttcGGTGACATTTAAATAAAGCTAAAGATTTAAGTGGTttcctttcttcttctcttcctaGAGTCTATCCTGTTGCCCAAGGCCGTACTCATCAAATATTAACTGCTGTGTTTTGTACCCATTATGGCGTGACAACAAATGGTGTCTCCCAGGTAGCAAATGTCAGAGGAACCTTTACAGATACTAATTTAGGCCCCTTCAGGGAGTTGTGTGTAATGGTAGCATTTAAagctctttcttcttctcctttcccTGGTGTCGAGTTTCCCCCCAAGTGTAGAGACTAAAGATGCTGCTTTCAGTTTGGCGTCTCAGCCGCTCTGACCCCCTTTGTCTCTGGGAGTTTCTTCGTCATCAGCCTTAAAGGGATTCTAGAAGGGCTTCTAGAGGTGATTGAAAAGTCGCCCATGAGTTTTAGTTGAGAGAAAATGTGTTTCGGTGGCTGTGTAGGATGTTTCCGTGATTAGTGCTTGACTTCAACAGAATAATAGAGGGTTTGGAAGAGTATGATTGATTGAATTACGCGTACAGCAGCTGTAATGGAACATTTCTTATTATAGGGTACTGGCGCCATCATCTGACATTGAAGAGGTAGCGTTTGTTTAGGGTACACACTAAAAAATGGAGGGCTCCTCGAGGGTTCTTTCGGAAgggtgatggttctatgtggaatGAGAATGACTCAAAGAACCCTTTGGTTCTCACATAACTTCAAATGGTTCTTTGCAGTTCACAAAAGGGTCCTTTGCTTTTTTAGTAATAATTCTAATGTCAGGGTGGCGTCTTATTCAAATATTTTGGGGCGTTGTTTGCTAATAGCTCTTTTTGTGCAAGTGAGAGTTTCATTCCAGTTGATCTAgtctgttgtgttatatatgtgTTATATATGACTATGGCCAGTGACAGGTGTTTTGTGAAAGACTCGGCCTTGTGTCAATTGGGAAGAGTTGACTAAATCAGTGGTTCTCAATTGTCTCAGGGATCCCCAGCTGTTGCAGGGCTAGCCCACTTGATTCAACTGGTCAATTAACACAACAGTAAGGAATTTTAACAAGATCATATCGCTGACAAGAATAACAAACCCTGTATGCTTCTTCAAAAGAATCTACAAAGAACCTTTGCGATTGAGgaaggttctttatagaacctttctccataaaggttctataaagaaccataaaaagggttctatatagcccCAAAAAGGGTTGTAGCCATAGCGGAACACTTTattggtgctatatagaaccttGTATTAATGGTTATTTTTAGAACCTTAGGAAAGGGTACATTATAGcaccatacaggtaccatttAGAGCCTTATGCATGTGGTTCTTTATACAGTAGCACTTTCAAAGAAAGGTTCGGGAACAGGAACAAAAAGGAATCCGCTATGGTTACAAGCCAAATAACCCTTATTTGGCACTATATAGAACCATTTGTTTTTAGTAGGTAGAGTATGAAGTGCAACATCATCACTTCCTTTGTTTGGAGTGCTTCAATTATAATTACAATGCTCGTTTTGTATTTTAAAGCATTTGGTCAAAGCTTCAGGTTGgaaatacactactgttcaaaatgGCCGATTTTTAATGATCAatcagccttttaaaataatGAACTTGGATGAACTaatacaacgtgccattggaacacaggagtgatggttgctgataatgggcctcttgtatgcctatgtagatattccattcaaaatctgccgtttccaactacaatattcatttacaacattaacaatgtctacactgtatttctgatcaatttgatgttattttaatggaccaaaaaatgtggttttctttcaaaaacaagtggcaccaaacttttgaacggtattgTATGTTTTGAGTTGCAGAGTGCAAAGGTTACATGTGTTTACGGACTGTAAAAGTATTTAGTTCACATGACTGTTTGAAATGTATAGTATGCCAGTATTGACAGGATCCACCACTTATTTCTAGTTATCTATTTTAAAActgtcacccacacacacaccacaattcTAGCAACCATCATTCCAATATCAGATTGTCTTTATTAAATAATATGGCATATTAGGCATAATAGGCATATTATAAACAATTCCCCACAATGTAATCCACTGGATTGATAATACAATTAAATGATTCATAAAATATCATTCAAGGTTTTGAGGTTGTCACTGTTATGgactcttctgtgttgcccttGGCTATGGGTACGTCCAGGGAGGTTCTAAAGCGGAGTGGGACCTCCTGCTCTGCTGTAGGGGCTTCCAGCTGGGGGGCGGCAGTGGGGGCTTCGATTCTCAGCTGTCCATCTTCTCCCAGAGAGCAGGTCAAGGCTGTCAGGTCTAGGTGAGCAGGCAGGTCAATTTTCTGAACAAAGCCTTTCTGTTGggacgaggaggaggaaaaggagcaGGAAGAGATGGCAGAGGAGGTGGATTTAGCCTCTTCTGCTTTGGCCTGTTTCATGGCCACCACGGCTAGCCTCCGTCCGTCCAGCTTGACCGTGATGTCTTCTGGGTTGAAGCCCTGGGCGTTTAGGCTCAGGGCCAGGGGGCTATGGCTCCGGCCTGTCTCAGCCACCTCCGTGCTGAGACCCTGGCTCAGAGCTCCTGCTGGAACTCCTGTGCTCCTCCTCTCCAGGAATGGGGAGCCCATTCGGAGGTGGGCCCTCTCGTGCAGCTGGTACATACTGGGGAGCCCATCGCGGAGCTCTTTGAGGAGATCACTGGCCAGGTTGGACCTCCTCTGGAAGAAGTCCTCTTGGATGCCGGATAGGGCCTGGTGGCGCATGGGGGGGAAGACCATCCTCTCCTGACTGAAGAAAGGGTCGTTTCCAAAGATGCTCTCGATTGCTGGGGCGGCGGACTGAGTCATGTTGTTATTTTTTCTGTTTTCCTTTCCGGTCGGCTTAGAAGAAGAAGAGTGTGAGTTCCTTGGATCTCTTGCTGTGAGGATCTCTTGGTCGGCAAGCTACTCCCAGTGAGTGTTTCTGAACTTGTGGCAGCACCTCTCAGGCTTATatactccctctcttcctatgGCCCTCCCCCTTGTTGCCCTATTTACAACCCATGAGCTCAGTAAAGAAGGACGGGGGAAGGGGGCAGTAAGTGGTATGGGGCAAGAATTCCCTGCGACGAGTCGATGGGCTAAACTGAGCTTATGGCCATGTCCTGTTTACGTGTTTTTACGTGCAGGCGCTTCTGTTTCCCCCTCTGTGTTTGTCATTGGTCCATTATCTCACAGCTGTCGGGTTGGTCGTGCCACAGCTGAGGGTCGCCTTaccaccctccaccctctatcCTGAGTCACGGCTGTTGGATGAGATCAACGGGCTGATATTGTCCCTGGTGTGTCATACACGTGTTTGGAGCCCCACCCCTGTCTATTTGGGGGTGCTGGATAGGTTGGGGTGACATACTGGAAGTGAAGGCTACAGATGGCCGGACACCCCCGGGGTTAGCTGACGTGAACCCACAACTCTCCTTTAGGAGCCAAGTGTTGTGTCCATGTACTAGGGGGCTATCCTCATAGTTCAGGATGGGTTCAATGAGCTAACGAGCACCATGTACCAGGTATGTCTGTAAGCAGAGAAGAGACATGCGTGATGCATCGCTGACTAACAGAAGTCTGAGGAAGTTAGTCCGTTTGAATATCGTTGGTACATTAGCACAGACTGAGTGAGGTctattttagacaacttcctggtaGTGTAAATGCTGACACCATGAGTATAGCAACATGACAGGGGCGTATAAAAGTAAATTGATGAGCGCCGCTTTTTAAATTTACATTTACAGCATGTACTTTTCAGCCTTCAGACGCTTTGGGACCTGCCATTCTAAGAATATCACCCTCAGCAAATGTTATTACCATTCACAGTCagaaacaggctacactctaaaACCTAGAATTATTTATTTGTACACTCTAATGTTGCTACCATTCATAGTCACAAAAAAACCCACAGTAATTCGCTCCAATTGGAGCTATTTAAGGATCACATATAGTGATTCTATACGAAGTCGAACAGCTTCATACAAATTCACCTCAACCCTCAGCGCAACTTCACACCCTTAGAAATTGTGTGTGGCGGATTTGTGTGTATGTCCGTGTGTGCCCTCATGGCcacccgtgtgtgtgtctgtgcttccatccgcatgtgtgtgtgtattgatcaCCCACAGACAGAAGCCATAAAGAACTGAGTCTGCTCCATTCTTTAGCGGCATGTGGCAGGTGTCTCCCAGTGCGTGCTGGGAGCTGGGCCATATGTCAGCGTGTCACCCACAATCCTCCCTGCGATGGAGTCAGGAGATTGATGGGGCCTAGAGACACTCAGTCATAGTTatagcgaggagaggagaggagagagtatttATAGCTGAGGAACTCAGGAAGAGTCATATTACAACCCCTTACACTTCTAGCATTTATACTGTAAGTTGAAGACCCACAACTGCTGCCCGGGATATTGATTGGATGCTGATTGGATGCTGGTCGATCAATGATGGTAGTTAAAATAGGTCAAATTGCATCATTCCCCAATTCAGCAATATCACTTAAGTGATTTCTTCAAGGAGACTGCCTTGGTTTTACTGTAGTTATTGAATATAGAAGTGTTGCTTAACACAGTGTTATTAACTGCTGGTTCTGAAGGGCCACagtgtgtgcaggcttttgtctCAGCCCAGCACTTCCTGATAAAAGGCTAAACAAGGTCTTGGTGATAAGTTGATAAGGTGCCGTTGCGCTAGACCATAAAAAGACACTTGCCGCATTTTGGTAGGCAGTAAATACCCGCATACCAATGCCCCACTTTATCTGTGCTATCTTTATCCACTAGGTGATGACAAAGCCTCAGAGTTGGGGCttgaaatatacactgagtgtacaaagcattaggacatagaatgaccaggtgaatccaggcgaGAGCTATGATCCCTTAAAGTTTTGAGACAATTGaaaaatggattgtgtatgtgtgccattcagagggtgaatggacaagacagaatatttaagtgcctttgaatggggtatggaaGTAGATGCCAGGTGCAcaagtttgagtgtgtcaataaCTGCAAAGTTGCTGTTTTTTTTTCAACAGTTTCCCActtgtatcaagaatgatccaccacccaaaggacatacagccaacttgactcaactgtgggaagcattggagtcagcatgggccagcatccctgtggaacgccttcGACACCCTGTAGAGTCGATGCCCTGActtattgaggctgttctgacggCAAAAAGAGGGggaaggtgttccaaatgttttgtacactcagagtaTGTGGAACCACATGACCAAATAGAGATGAAAGCGCATCTTTTGATTTGAGAGCATCTGTGTGGTGACTTCAATAAGAACACCAGAGGTCAGCCCTGAGCCATTTTACTAAATGAAAGCAACTTCCTTGCAGCTGCAGGACACTTATTGGCTGGTGGGTGGCACTGTTGGTTAAGTTTGTAGACTCCGATACACCAGATATGTAGCCACAGGTTCACTGGCATGGAGAGCAATGTCATGAGgcgtatactgtatgtatttagcGTTCCTACTACATGACTGTTAGGACTAATGAAAACAATCCAAGACACAGAGGGGAACAGGGCAATGGAATGTGTTGCATGccacactcgcacgcacacaaacacacgcacacgcacgcaagTAACCACCCCACAAACACACTCaaacaagcccccccccccctttcaacacacacacacaccctcctcccaACCACTTTCCCCTTTGAAACACAAAAACTGTGCTTTTAGCAGCAGTGAGTCCCCAGCAGGGAGGGGCTTTCTGGCCCTCTCGCATCACAGAGGGGGAAAAGGACATCTATTAACCTGACAGCTCTCTCTCCCAGAaagccatgagagagagagagagaaccccccccccaaaaaaaaataactGGCCCTTAATGCAGTTTATCTCTTGCCTGGTCTTAAGTAAGTCTTAACATAAGCAGAAGTCCAAATGATGTATGGATGTTTTATTGGACTCCTATAGGCTTGCAGTGTTGGATTAGATTGATACGCTGTTTGGAGAGTGTATACGCATGGCGTACAGACAAGATAACTTAACAGGAAAAAGAGGAGGAGAACAAACACAGAAAAGAGAAACACGAGGAGAAATGATACAGCGAAATAAGAAAATCTATCATgcacagaggacacagaggaatcggaggacacagaggacacagaggaatCGGAGGACACAGAGGACACATAGGAGTGTgtgagacacagacaggcagcctGTGTCACAGATACTGAAAGTGATCAACCGCCATGACGTGAGAAGCTTGGCAGCGAGAGGAAGTGAGTTGATGGGAGAAGGCTGCTACCGCAACTCTGTGGCAACCTACTCTCAGCCTCGCCTTGTCTCGTCTGTCTCAACCACACCTGACCTGACCCACTGGGGTACACGGTTCAACTTCTTCTGACTCCaacttacatttttttatatatttttttttacaattgctAGGACCAATTTCTCAGTACTTATGTAAcgtcaaaactcttcacacagtgagcACAACAGCAGTCTATGTGGGCTAAACTGTGAATACTTTTTCCTTGctttggcacaaaatgcattcaatgactACATCTTTCATATTTCATGAATTCTTTTCTTACTCAGACACAACCACCACCAGAACTCTATGTACCTTACAGGTTAATTTGCACATGTTTGCATGCtcttttcaaaactgttaaactaaaGTTCAAAACCTAACATAACACAAACTTGAATAAGACAGCAATTTTCTACATTTCTACAGTCATACCCTATTGAAATATATTCAATATCTAAAAAAGGGAAATACTATCAAAACAATTAGACCaaccacagctgattcccattgtagctgaacacctaccTAGGTGTTAGTCTTTCAATGCCATTACCATCTATACAAAAGAGGACATCTTAGGAATAATGCTGTACTGTAATGTTAACATGGACCCAGCCAGAGATAGAGAAGTGGCTGACATTGCCCAAGACAACGTAAGATGTGATGTGGATAAGAA
Proteins encoded in this region:
- the hspb9 gene encoding heat shock protein beta-9, encoding MTQSAAPAIESIFGNDPFFSQERMVFPPMRHQALSGIQEDFFQRRSNLASDLLKELRDGLPSMYQLHERAHLRMGSPFLERRSTGVPAGALSQGLSTEVAETGRSHSPLALSLNAQGFNPEDITVKLDGRRLAVVAMKQAKAEEAKSTSSAISSCSFSSSSSQQKGFVQKIDLPAHLDLTALTCSLGEDGQLRIEAPTAAPQLEAPTAEQEVPLRFRTSLDVPIAKGNTEESITVTTSKP